The following proteins come from a genomic window of Edaphobacter sp. 4G125:
- a CDS encoding OmpH family outer membrane protein has translation MNRNLVLVSALTAGLSTAAAMAQTAATPAPATAAPAAAATNTPPPPPQAVPAKIALIAFEQAVFATNEGQQAVQTVQKKYEPKRQQIESLGQEVDSLKKQLQSAPASLSDEERATRLRNIDAKEKQLNRDAEDANNAYQADLQEAYAKVARKVSAAVQSYVAQNGYTLLLDVSNQQNSNVMWASQNPNIDITQAVVTAYNASSGVSAPPPAAPSAARPHTAAPAASHPSTTKK, from the coding sequence ATGAATCGCAACCTTGTACTTGTCTCCGCACTTACCGCGGGACTGTCGACTGCCGCTGCGATGGCGCAGACGGCTGCAACCCCCGCTCCCGCCACCGCCGCTCCTGCGGCTGCTGCAACCAACACACCGCCACCGCCTCCGCAGGCCGTTCCCGCCAAGATTGCCCTGATCGCCTTTGAGCAGGCTGTTTTTGCCACTAATGAGGGCCAACAGGCAGTACAGACCGTGCAAAAGAAGTACGAGCCGAAGCGCCAACAGATCGAATCTCTGGGGCAAGAGGTCGATTCGTTGAAGAAACAGCTTCAGAGTGCTCCGGCAAGTTTGAGCGACGAAGAGCGTGCTACCCGTCTGCGTAACATTGATGCGAAGGAAAAGCAGCTCAACCGCGATGCGGAAGATGCCAACAACGCTTACCAGGCCGACCTGCAGGAGGCATATGCCAAGGTTGCCCGTAAGGTCTCGGCCGCTGTGCAGAGTTACGTTGCCCAGAACGGCTACACGCTGCTGCTCGATGTCAGCAACCAGCAGAACAGCAATGTGATGTGGGCCAGCCAAAACCCGAATATCGACATCACGCAAGCTGTAGTCACTGCTTATAATGCCTCTTCGGGTGTTTCAGCGCCTCCTCCAGCCGCTCCTTCAGCAGCCCGTCCTCACACCGCGGCACCGGCCGCTTCACATCCTTCCACGACCAAAAAGTAA
- a CDS encoding TldD/PmbA family protein: MKNVRAVCALIAVLLALPSPLLHAEAAPSKQTQPNALLLDAMDAELHRAINSLGSAGSAQEPKPYFLSYSLSDSDSFNMTAQYGAIALSHQSRRRTADVQLRIGTPEQDNTHGDHRASALTTIPLPLTDDRTAIERSLWFATNRGYAKALDSYLKVKTEQQVRAKEEDSSADFSTEKPVTAVLPASSPLMVDQTSWENRLRDLSKIFRQYPEIFFDNVTVQAGTETAYFVSSEGTKVATPNQVARLVIVVRTRADDGMDLFRAETFEADSLAHLPDQKTLVEKATAMAKNLVALRTAPVTEPYNGPAILSGRASAVFFHEVLGHRLEGQRQRGDNEGQTFTKLLGKQILPSFMSVTDDPTLKNFNGESLSGHYSYDDEGQPARRVDLIKDGVLETFLMSRLPIASFANSNGHGRAEVGRMPTGRQGNLIVSSTKTVSDKELRQMLIDEAKRQGKPYGLYFEDISSGFAVTARRSPQAFQVIPLVVYRVYVDGRPDELVRGVSIVGTPQAALNRIVATDNKQDVFNGICGAESGSIPVSAVAPAMLVSEIETQRQAQGTARPPILPPPPMSEGGKESKR, translated from the coding sequence ATGAAGAACGTTCGCGCCGTCTGCGCCTTGATCGCCGTTTTGCTGGCCCTGCCTTCTCCGTTGCTTCATGCTGAAGCTGCACCCTCAAAACAAACACAACCCAACGCACTTCTTCTGGATGCTATGGATGCAGAGTTGCACCGCGCCATAAACTCGCTCGGTAGCGCCGGTTCCGCACAGGAACCCAAACCATACTTCCTGAGCTATTCGCTCAGCGACTCCGACAGCTTCAATATGACGGCCCAATACGGAGCGATCGCCCTCTCGCATCAGAGTCGCCGTCGCACCGCCGATGTCCAGCTCCGCATCGGCACCCCGGAGCAGGACAATACCCACGGCGACCATCGCGCCAGCGCTCTGACCACCATTCCCCTCCCTCTCACCGATGACCGCACCGCCATCGAGCGCAGTCTCTGGTTTGCGACCAATCGTGGATATGCCAAGGCGCTCGACAGCTACCTGAAGGTAAAGACCGAGCAGCAGGTACGGGCCAAGGAAGAAGATAGCTCCGCAGACTTCTCAACGGAGAAGCCCGTAACGGCAGTGCTGCCAGCCTCCTCGCCTCTTATGGTGGATCAAACCTCATGGGAAAACCGTCTGCGAGATCTCTCTAAGATCTTCCGTCAGTATCCCGAGATCTTCTTCGATAATGTGACCGTCCAGGCTGGAACAGAAACCGCATACTTCGTCTCGTCGGAGGGGACAAAGGTCGCTACGCCAAATCAGGTTGCACGACTGGTCATCGTTGTGCGGACCCGAGCAGACGATGGTATGGACCTCTTCCGCGCTGAAACCTTCGAGGCCGATTCCCTTGCACATCTGCCGGATCAGAAGACCCTGGTCGAGAAAGCCACCGCGATGGCAAAGAACCTCGTCGCTCTACGGACAGCTCCTGTAACCGAACCCTATAATGGCCCGGCGATTCTCAGCGGCCGAGCCTCTGCCGTCTTCTTTCACGAGGTCCTCGGCCACCGGCTCGAAGGCCAGCGTCAGCGTGGCGACAACGAAGGCCAGACCTTTACCAAGCTATTGGGCAAGCAGATTCTCCCCAGCTTCATGAGCGTGACCGACGATCCCACCCTGAAAAACTTCAATGGGGAATCCCTGAGCGGTCACTACAGCTATGACGATGAGGGCCAGCCAGCGCGGCGCGTCGACCTGATCAAAGATGGCGTACTCGAAACCTTCCTCATGTCACGGCTTCCCATCGCCAGCTTTGCAAATTCCAACGGACATGGCCGCGCCGAGGTCGGCCGCATGCCCACAGGACGCCAGGGCAACCTCATCGTCAGCTCGACCAAGACCGTTAGCGACAAAGAGCTTCGCCAGATGTTGATCGACGAGGCCAAGCGACAAGGCAAGCCTTACGGACTTTATTTCGAAGACATCTCCTCCGGTTTTGCCGTGACCGCACGTCGATCCCCGCAAGCCTTCCAGGTTATTCCGCTGGTGGTCTACCGCGTCTATGTCGACGGTCGCCCCGATGAACTGGTACGAGGTGTCTCCATCGTCGGCACCCCGCAGGCTGCACTCAACCGTATCGTTGCCACCGACAATAAGCAGGATGTCTTCAACGGAATCTGCGGAGCCGAATCCGGGAGTATCCCGGTAAGCGCTGTAGCTCCCGCAATGCTCGTCAGCGAGATTGAAACGCAGCGGCAGGCCCAGGGTACGGCACGTCCGCCGATCCTTCCACCTCCGCCCATGAGTGAAGGCGGAAAGGAGAGCAAGCGATGA
- a CDS encoding radical SAM protein — protein MAKSAKLAEKALTYGAKAAWAVFDKLNSISPNPSFTPKWSDKPLLKSYQKEKPPLGWPRTTDSLCPKCIPEIRQQIVDGKLPHEILLNEKVGEIKAQIIERDGQILMVKDCPIHGHFEDVMSIDPPMMKHLEDVFPGRDIRAHNDEKLHNHGTSTVTHGRGSVLTIDLTNRCNMMCDPCFMDANQVGFVHELTWDEIKTMLDNAISIKPRRQMSVQFSGGEPTLSPYFLDAVAYSRKVGYNSVQAATNGIEFAKSKEFAKAAAEAGLRYAYLQFDGIGNAANSHRKVGNAFDVKLQAIHNLHEAGVDIVPVTTIVNGINNEQVGRIIEFALDNPKKINFLSFQPVSFTGRDEAVSDERRAAQRYTLSHLAHDIRNQTGLGESTRDWFPISFMSTFSDWADLVHGPDHDWGQLSCGCHPNCGIGMALMIDKETKEAVPVTSFLNAVQLAKDVARINDAARGKFLSIVGVSLALLRNYDPTKAPTHFKIVDLLQKFDKCFGATGRNYGKVTGDRTMADIEKRRADRWNFLFIAGMWFQDLFNYDFRRTEQCIIPYATQEGEISFCAYNTGVGWRNIIEKMHMTATLTKWYEEHGRHEIFAGGKKVGIERQEKYDLVLNESHVNAAANDTFEKSGIAKNAREEKIRARDAKLKQDAENARMAKLYRKEILKEQEQPGFIALGEIKAAPAAPAKTEDKDLVAGD, from the coding sequence ATGGCAAAGTCCGCGAAGTTAGCCGAGAAGGCTCTCACGTATGGAGCAAAGGCCGCTTGGGCTGTGTTCGACAAGCTGAACTCAATCTCGCCCAACCCCAGCTTCACCCCCAAGTGGAGCGACAAGCCCCTCCTGAAGTCCTACCAGAAAGAGAAGCCCCCCCTTGGCTGGCCCCGTACCACCGACTCCCTCTGCCCCAAGTGTATCCCTGAGATCCGCCAGCAGATCGTCGACGGCAAGCTACCCCACGAGATCCTTCTGAACGAGAAGGTCGGCGAGATCAAGGCCCAGATCATCGAGCGCGATGGTCAGATTTTGATGGTGAAAGACTGCCCCATCCACGGCCACTTCGAGGACGTCATGTCCATCGACCCGCCGATGATGAAGCACCTCGAAGACGTCTTCCCCGGCCGCGACATCCGCGCCCACAATGACGAGAAGCTTCACAATCACGGCACCTCGACCGTCACCCACGGCCGCGGTTCGGTTCTGACCATCGACCTGACCAATCGCTGCAACATGATGTGCGATCCCTGCTTCATGGACGCCAACCAGGTCGGCTTCGTCCACGAGCTCACCTGGGACGAGATCAAGACCATGCTCGACAACGCGATCTCCATCAAGCCGCGCCGTCAGATGTCAGTCCAGTTCTCAGGTGGCGAGCCCACGCTCTCGCCCTACTTCCTCGACGCCGTCGCCTACTCCCGTAAGGTCGGTTACAACTCCGTACAGGCCGCGACCAACGGCATCGAGTTCGCAAAGTCCAAGGAATTTGCCAAGGCCGCTGCTGAGGCTGGTCTGCGCTACGCCTACCTGCAGTTCGACGGTATCGGCAACGCCGCCAACTCACACCGCAAGGTCGGCAACGCGTTCGACGTAAAGCTCCAGGCCATCCACAACCTGCACGAGGCTGGCGTCGACATCGTTCCCGTCACGACGATCGTCAATGGCATCAACAACGAGCAGGTTGGCCGCATCATCGAGTTCGCGCTCGACAACCCGAAGAAGATCAACTTCCTCTCGTTCCAGCCTGTCTCCTTCACGGGCCGCGACGAGGCCGTCTCCGACGAGCGCCGTGCCGCACAGCGCTACACCCTGTCACACCTCGCGCACGACATCCGTAACCAGACGGGTCTCGGCGAATCGACCCGCGACTGGTTCCCCATCTCCTTCATGTCCACCTTCTCCGACTGGGCCGACCTGGTTCACGGACCGGATCATGACTGGGGCCAGCTCTCCTGCGGATGCCACCCGAACTGCGGTATCGGCATGGCGCTAATGATCGACAAGGAGACCAAAGAAGCGGTTCCTGTAACCAGCTTCCTCAACGCCGTGCAGCTCGCCAAGGACGTCGCCCGCATCAACGACGCCGCCCGCGGCAAGTTCCTCTCCATCGTCGGCGTATCGCTTGCGCTGCTGCGCAACTACGATCCCACCAAGGCTCCTACACACTTCAAGATCGTCGACCTGCTGCAGAAGTTCGACAAGTGCTTCGGCGCCACCGGCCGCAACTACGGTAAGGTGACCGGCGACCGCACCATGGCCGACATCGAGAAGCGCCGCGCCGACCGCTGGAACTTCCTCTTCATCGCCGGCATGTGGTTCCAGGACCTGTTCAACTACGACTTCCGCCGTACCGAGCAGTGCATCATCCCCTACGCCACTCAGGAAGGTGAGATCAGCTTCTGCGCCTACAACACCGGCGTGGGCTGGAGAAACATCATCGAGAAGATGCACATGACCGCCACCCTCACCAAGTGGTATGAGGAGCACGGCCGTCACGAGATCTTTGCCGGTGGTAAGAAGGTCGGTATTGAGCGTCAGGAGAAGTACGACCTGGTGCTCAATGAGTCCCACGTCAACGCTGCCGCCAACGATACCTTTGAGAAGAGCGGTATCGCCAAGAATGCACGCGAAGAGAAGATCCGTGCACGCGACGCCAAGCTGAAGCAGGACGCCGAAAACGCCCGCATGGCTAAGCTCTACCGCAAGGAGATCCTCAAGGAGCAGGAGCAGCCCGGCTTCATCGCCCTCGGCGAGATCAAGGCCGCTCCAGCTGCCCCCGCAAAGACCGAGGACAAGGACCTCGTCGCCGGGGACTAA
- a CDS encoding metallopeptidase TldD-related protein, which translates to MKKLLQRSSILCVLALATIPCAAQTDDPMLKAMQAELEREKAQLVLPGMQRPYFIEYRLDDFSSYEAVANYGALTREEEGRQRVVRVTVRVGDYITDSSTGRGDGAVQLAPGDNDPVALRYALWTATDEAYKNALRTYSAKLAAMQQFQSVRAEKDFSQEKPVQHIEPLRKLEIDRKEWRKRIIEASGLYATDPGVRTFADQIQYSTANIRAMTLNRYLVNTEGTVVRYGLSGYNNAISVGGQAPDGMRLARDNGSVAVTANELESWPEFRKQVIDDLKSLDALRKAPLVDAEDYHGPVLFSGDAASDVMNRLFVGNVEADRPELGTTARTRGAYSSSFKARVLPEFMSVVDNPLETKFSGRSLLGAYLIDDEGVPAQSVDIVTNGRLDNYLIGREPIKDFPSSNGHGRAAPGAPAHSRSGVMVFKSNHPVSVADLNNRLLGMAKEQKRDVYAVETMGGEVPRLLYLVHPDGNRQLVRGAVFDELDNRSLRSEILAAGDDPYVNNSLGAVPQTTIVPSLLFGDIGVKRATEEQQKLPYYPPPQTKSSQN; encoded by the coding sequence ATGAAGAAACTCCTGCAAAGATCCTCGATCCTCTGCGTTCTTGCGCTGGCAACAATTCCCTGCGCTGCCCAAACAGACGACCCCATGCTCAAGGCAATGCAGGCTGAGCTGGAACGGGAAAAAGCACAGCTTGTGCTCCCGGGAATGCAGCGGCCCTACTTCATTGAGTACCGGCTTGATGACTTTTCGAGCTATGAGGCCGTGGCCAACTACGGCGCCCTTACCCGTGAAGAAGAGGGCCGTCAGCGCGTCGTGCGCGTAACCGTTCGGGTGGGAGACTACATCACTGATTCCAGCACCGGTCGAGGCGATGGTGCCGTGCAGCTCGCTCCCGGTGACAACGATCCCGTCGCGCTCCGTTATGCTCTGTGGACTGCCACCGACGAGGCTTACAAGAATGCTCTTCGCACTTACTCCGCCAAGCTGGCTGCCATGCAGCAGTTTCAATCGGTCCGTGCAGAAAAGGACTTCTCTCAGGAGAAGCCGGTTCAACACATCGAGCCTTTGCGCAAGCTGGAAATCGATCGCAAGGAATGGCGCAAGCGCATCATTGAAGCCAGCGGCCTCTATGCGACCGATCCCGGGGTACGCACCTTTGCCGATCAGATACAGTACTCGACCGCAAACATCCGCGCCATGACGTTGAACCGCTATCTCGTCAATACAGAAGGCACCGTTGTTCGCTATGGCCTAAGCGGATATAACAACGCCATCAGTGTAGGTGGACAGGCTCCCGATGGCATGAGACTGGCTCGCGATAATGGTTCGGTTGCAGTCACAGCGAACGAGCTTGAAAGCTGGCCTGAATTCCGCAAGCAGGTTATCGATGATCTTAAAAGCCTCGATGCACTTCGTAAGGCTCCCCTGGTCGATGCCGAGGACTATCACGGCCCCGTGTTGTTCTCGGGTGACGCCGCTTCCGACGTGATGAATCGCCTCTTTGTCGGAAATGTCGAAGCCGACCGCCCCGAGCTGGGCACGACCGCGCGTACCCGTGGCGCTTATAGCTCCAGCTTCAAAGCCCGTGTTCTACCGGAGTTCATGAGCGTTGTCGATAATCCGCTGGAGACAAAATTTTCCGGGCGATCACTCCTTGGCGCATACCTGATCGACGATGAAGGCGTTCCTGCGCAATCGGTCGATATCGTGACGAACGGACGGCTCGACAACTACCTGATCGGTCGCGAACCCATCAAAGACTTCCCCTCTTCCAACGGGCATGGTAGGGCTGCTCCAGGAGCGCCGGCACACTCACGTAGCGGTGTCATGGTCTTCAAATCGAATCATCCTGTGTCGGTTGCAGATCTGAACAACCGTCTGCTTGGCATGGCGAAGGAGCAGAAACGCGACGTCTACGCAGTCGAGACGATGGGAGGCGAAGTTCCGCGCCTGCTCTACCTTGTCCACCCCGATGGCAACCGTCAACTGGTTCGCGGCGCGGTCTTCGACGAGCTGGATAATCGCAGCCTGCGCTCCGAGATCCTGGCCGCCGGAGACGATCCTTACGTGAACAACTCGCTTGGCGCAGTGCCGCAAACCACCATCGTTCCCAGCCTGCTGTTTGGGGATATTGGGGTAAAACGGGCCACGGAAGAGCAGCAGAAACTGCCGTACTATCCTCCACCTCAAACAAAATCGTCTCAGAATTGA
- a CDS encoding M48 family metallopeptidase — MRLRILVFLLLLSVSLLVPSPLAAQTSAEPTTQVQTDSNSQQHSAYSLSPEKLERAIAYSRIRVILDFAGSGWGILQLILLLGLGVVAKMRNVAIHLSRNRWAQGFAFIFLLLAVTTALDLPLDLYGHHAAVVYGQSVQGWGSWAWDAVKSFLLTLVFGGLLVMLLFWVIRKSPSRWWFWFWIPAMVAVLIGVFVAPVLIDPLFNKFEPLEKTNPALVERLEKVVARGGIHIPPDRMYLMKASEKVTTLNAYVTGYGASKRVVVWDNSVNKATPDEISFIFGHEMGHYVLNHIPATLIFLGILLLVEFYIGFRGVRWLIARYGSRWKIASQNDWGALVVLLLVLAVLSFFSEPIVNGYSRMHEHEADVYGQEAIHGIVSDPQKVAQQSFQLLGELSLTDPNPNPFVEFWSFSHPSVASRAAFAEKYNPWVAGGHPKYFAK; from the coding sequence ATGCGCCTTCGGATCCTTGTTTTTCTTCTCCTGCTTTCGGTTTCTCTCCTCGTACCTTCCCCGCTGGCGGCGCAGACCTCGGCGGAACCCACCACTCAAGTACAGACAGATTCCAATTCGCAGCAACATTCTGCCTATTCGCTTTCTCCGGAGAAGCTAGAGCGCGCGATTGCCTATTCGCGCATCCGCGTAATTCTGGATTTTGCCGGAAGCGGATGGGGAATTCTGCAGCTTATTCTCCTACTCGGATTGGGTGTCGTGGCCAAGATGCGCAACGTGGCGATTCATCTGAGCCGCAACCGCTGGGCCCAGGGATTTGCGTTCATCTTTCTTTTATTGGCTGTGACGACGGCACTTGATCTGCCACTGGATCTCTATGGCCATCATGCAGCTGTGGTCTATGGCCAATCGGTACAGGGGTGGGGAAGCTGGGCCTGGGATGCGGTCAAGAGCTTTCTGCTGACGCTAGTCTTCGGCGGGCTGCTGGTGATGCTGTTGTTCTGGGTGATTCGCAAGTCTCCGAGCCGGTGGTGGTTCTGGTTCTGGATTCCGGCGATGGTCGCCGTGCTGATTGGAGTCTTTGTCGCACCAGTGTTGATCGACCCCCTCTTCAATAAGTTTGAGCCGTTGGAGAAGACGAATCCTGCACTGGTCGAGCGTCTTGAAAAGGTCGTTGCTCGTGGCGGTATTCATATCCCGCCCGATCGCATGTACCTGATGAAGGCCAGCGAGAAGGTTACGACGCTGAATGCTTACGTTACGGGTTATGGAGCTTCGAAGCGAGTGGTGGTGTGGGATAACTCCGTCAACAAGGCCACACCGGACGAGATCAGTTTTATCTTTGGCCATGAGATGGGGCACTACGTCTTAAATCACATTCCGGCGACCCTGATCTTCTTAGGCATACTTCTGCTGGTGGAGTTTTACATAGGATTTCGTGGTGTGCGTTGGCTGATTGCTCGTTATGGAAGCCGCTGGAAAATTGCATCGCAGAACGACTGGGGAGCGCTGGTAGTACTTCTGCTGGTTCTGGCGGTACTGTCTTTTTTCAGTGAACCGATTGTGAATGGCTATAGTCGGATGCACGAACACGAAGCAGATGTCTATGGACAGGAGGCAATCCATGGAATCGTTAGCGATCCGCAGAAAGTTGCACAACAATCTTTTCAGCTTCTGGGAGAGCTCTCCCTGACCGATCCCAATCCGAATCCTTTTGTGGAGTTCTGGAGTTTCAGTCATCCTTCGGTTGCGAGCCGCGCAGCCTTCGCAGAAAAGTACAACCCCTGGGTCGCGGGTGGGCATCCGAAGTACTTCGCTAAATGA
- a CDS encoding HIT domain-containing protein, which produces MNPDCLFCKILAGQIPANRVYEDEYCIGFPDINPQAPTHLLLIPKEHIASQAKALAEHKPLLGHLMAAAADLARAQKLDKGYRVVINTGDDGGQTVHHLHLHLLGGRPMAWPPG; this is translated from the coding sequence ATGAATCCAGATTGCTTGTTTTGCAAGATTCTTGCCGGTCAGATCCCTGCAAACCGCGTCTATGAAGACGAGTACTGCATTGGGTTTCCTGATATCAATCCCCAGGCACCGACGCACCTGCTCCTTATTCCCAAGGAGCACATTGCATCTCAGGCAAAGGCCTTGGCCGAACACAAACCGCTTCTCGGACACCTGATGGCGGCCGCGGCAGATTTAGCGCGGGCACAAAAGTTGGATAAAGGATATCGAGTGGTGATCAATACTGGAGATGACGGAGGCCAGACGGTCCATCATCTCCATCTGCATCTTCTGGGCGGACGCCCAATGGCGTGGCCTCCAGGATAA
- a CDS encoding septal ring lytic transglycosylase RlpA family protein produces the protein MIRFRFPPVLLLPAFLLVMTGCHKKRVRAYQPPPPPAKSGAGTYANGGARSSGNSVGTAKPLPPPVPPNVRGRPEIVETGVASWYGPPYAGRKGADGTVYDQNAMTAAHLTLPLGSMARVTNLTTNQSAMVKITDRGPFVRGRIIDLSLAAAKATGLYRMGVAKVRVEAWMPGPSTNPNAIPGGRWCVQIGAFQREKDALKLKNDLLRRYSTAKVIEFQGPTGHWVRINPARPDKAHASEIAENIRVSGGAEPYLTRTD, from the coding sequence GTGATTCGTTTTCGGTTTCCACCTGTCCTGCTATTGCCAGCGTTTTTGCTGGTTATGACGGGATGCCATAAAAAGCGCGTGCGTGCCTATCAACCCCCTCCTCCGCCGGCAAAGTCAGGGGCGGGAACTTATGCGAATGGGGGGGCGCGATCTTCCGGAAACTCAGTAGGAACGGCCAAGCCGTTGCCGCCTCCGGTCCCTCCCAATGTGCGGGGCAGGCCAGAGATCGTAGAAACAGGGGTTGCGAGTTGGTATGGTCCTCCTTATGCAGGCCGCAAGGGAGCCGATGGCACAGTCTACGATCAGAACGCGATGACCGCCGCGCATCTTACGCTTCCATTGGGATCGATGGCGCGTGTTACGAATCTGACGACCAACCAGTCTGCGATGGTGAAGATTACCGATCGCGGGCCATTTGTGCGCGGACGCATTATCGACCTCTCTCTCGCAGCAGCGAAGGCGACGGGACTCTATCGCATGGGTGTCGCGAAGGTTCGCGTCGAGGCGTGGATGCCAGGTCCGAGTACCAATCCCAACGCGATTCCTGGAGGACGCTGGTGCGTGCAAATCGGAGCATTTCAGCGGGAGAAGGATGCGCTAAAGCTGAAGAACGATCTGCTGCGACGGTACTCGACTGCCAAGGTGATCGAATTTCAAGGGCCGACCGGGCACTGGGTCCGGATCAATCCTGCGCGTCCAGATAAAGCCCATGCCAGTGAAATCGCGGAAAATATCCGTGTCTCCGGTGGGGCGGAGCCGTATCTCACGCGAACGGATTGA
- a CDS encoding response regulator produces MTSEQNVPEVQTHQGSAAAPVQDGESQYAGGPSAPGMGQSKSSRRRRRKRKNKMEAAVSPSPSGEQSNVIPTVQATAPSAPSQPFQGNGQQGQGGSKRWKKKFRGRDRQRGSDQNPGNNADFNSGNGGFRDSHQPGNNAYKRSKGGKQQQRGARSFVGPMDHSYREVNGNFADTPPSTIDTGNSRRSGGNGRGFYATDSQPIDYSQGRAIPIPEDAPTKIFFFIEDLFFLAKIQETSRKLGVKVAFVKNDKEVIAQLTSANEEERPGLIVFDLNNTNAKPLTLIPKLKAKLKKGTSIIGFLSHLQGDLKAKATEAGCDTVMPRAAFSQNLPNLLRRYGTAEDDDNNYNQ; encoded by the coding sequence ATGACTTCAGAGCAGAATGTACCCGAGGTGCAGACGCACCAGGGTTCCGCAGCGGCCCCTGTCCAGGACGGGGAGTCACAATATGCTGGTGGGCCGAGCGCTCCAGGCATGGGTCAATCCAAAAGCAGCCGCCGGCGGCGCAGAAAGCGCAAAAATAAGATGGAAGCAGCAGTCTCCCCTTCGCCCAGCGGCGAACAGAGCAATGTGATTCCCACGGTTCAGGCCACAGCCCCGTCTGCTCCCTCCCAGCCCTTTCAGGGCAATGGCCAACAGGGACAGGGCGGAAGCAAGCGCTGGAAGAAGAAGTTCCGCGGACGGGATCGACAGCGCGGCTCCGACCAGAATCCGGGAAACAACGCCGACTTCAACAGCGGCAACGGTGGCTTCCGCGATTCTCACCAACCCGGCAACAACGCTTACAAACGCTCCAAGGGTGGAAAACAGCAGCAGCGCGGAGCTCGAAGCTTCGTTGGCCCCATGGACCACAGCTACCGCGAGGTCAACGGCAACTTCGCCGATACCCCACCTTCCACGATCGATACCGGAAACTCCCGGCGTTCCGGTGGCAACGGACGCGGCTTCTACGCCACCGACTCCCAGCCTATTGACTACTCCCAGGGCCGCGCTATTCCTATTCCGGAAGATGCGCCCACAAAGATCTTCTTCTTCATCGAAGATCTCTTCTTCCTGGCCAAGATTCAGGAGACCTCACGCAAACTCGGTGTCAAGGTCGCCTTTGTGAAGAACGATAAAGAGGTCATCGCGCAGCTGACCAGCGCGAATGAAGAAGAGCGTCCCGGCCTCATCGTCTTCGATCTGAACAACACCAACGCCAAGCCCCTGACCCTGATCCCCAAGCTGAAGGCAAAGCTCAAGAAAGGGACTTCGATCATCGGTTTCCTCTCGCATCTCCAAGGCGATCTGAAGGCAAAGGCCACAGAGGCCGGCTGCGATACGGTTATGCCACGAGCAGCCTTCTCGCAGAATCTTCCCAACCTTCTGCGACGTTATGGAACCGCCGAGGACGACGACAACAACTACAACCAGTAA
- a CDS encoding OmpH family outer membrane protein, with product MNRNVVFGSALAAVLTSAASLAQAPAAQTAPAPVAPQAVPAKIAIIEYEQAAAATNEGQRSLHEIQQKYQPKKTQLDALAAEIETLQKQLQSAPATMTDEDRASRARAIDTKQKQYQRDAEDASNAYSAEVQEAIGKIAQKLGPVVIKYVQQNGYTMLLDNNGQQQGGLTLMWAPGTDISQAVVDAYNASSGVAAPLPAAPSAPRPQPTAPTAKPGASK from the coding sequence ATGAATCGCAATGTTGTTTTTGGTTCCGCCCTTGCTGCGGTGTTAACCTCTGCCGCCAGTTTGGCGCAAGCCCCCGCGGCACAGACAGCCCCCGCTCCAGTAGCCCCCCAGGCGGTTCCCGCAAAGATCGCCATTATCGAATACGAACAGGCCGCTGCTGCAACCAACGAGGGCCAGCGGAGCCTCCACGAGATTCAGCAGAAGTATCAGCCTAAAAAGACTCAGCTCGACGCCCTTGCGGCGGAGATTGAGACGTTGCAGAAACAGCTTCAGTCTGCTCCGGCGACGATGACAGATGAAGATCGCGCCTCGCGTGCGCGAGCAATCGACACCAAGCAGAAGCAGTACCAGCGCGATGCCGAAGATGCATCCAATGCCTACTCCGCAGAAGTGCAGGAAGCAATTGGCAAGATTGCCCAGAAGCTTGGCCCTGTCGTTATCAAATATGTGCAGCAGAACGGCTACACAATGCTGCTCGACAACAACGGGCAACAACAGGGTGGTCTGACCCTGATGTGGGCTCCTGGAACGGATATTTCGCAAGCAGTAGTCGATGCGTATAACGCGTCTTCCGGCGTTGCCGCTCCTCTTCCGGCTGCGCCGTCGGCACCCCGCCCTCAGCCAACGGCTCCCACAGCGAAGCCAGGAGCGTCCAAGTAA